In Papaver somniferum cultivar HN1 chromosome 1, ASM357369v1, whole genome shotgun sequence, a genomic segment contains:
- the LOC113282221 gene encoding protein MAIN-LIKE 1-like: MTIVLEDVQRILGLEVLGKAVKEGDDCKELGWDKIYELTKKLFGWDKETTMANMYKTDRTRTKTITFVNLVRLFGNMEGRESNPEQVRQTAAAYLLFTLGSVIFPDANGNMVHMNYLQYLDPLDRVHEYSWGTSFLAHFLAEMRRASKANAHQFNSSFTLIQVQ, from the coding sequence ATGACCATTGTCCTtgaagatgtccaaagaataCTAGGTTTAGAGGTCCTTGGGAAAGCCGTCAAGGAAGGAGATGACTGTAAGGAGCTAGGATGGGacaagatctatgagctgactaaaaagttgtttgggtgGGACAAGGAAACGACTATGGCAAATATGTATAAGACAGACCGTACCCGGACAAAGACTATCACATTTGTCAATCTCGTTCGATTGTTTGGGAATATGGAGGGCAGGGAATCGAATCCCGAACAAGTTCGGCAAACTGCCGCTGCTTATCTGCTGTTCACCTTGGGCTCCGTTATATTCCCCGACGCTAATGGTAACATGGTGCATATGAACTATCTACAATACTTGGATCCTTTGGATAGGGTccatgagtattcatggggcacttCTTTCCTGGCACATTTTTTGGCAGAAATGCGTAGAGCTTCTAAGGCGAACGCCCATCAATTTAATAGTTCTTTCACTTTAATTCAGGTACAGTGA